In Toxotes jaculatrix isolate fToxJac2 chromosome 20, fToxJac2.pri, whole genome shotgun sequence, the following proteins share a genomic window:
- the LOC121200271 gene encoding ATP-dependent zinc metalloprotease YME1L1-like isoform X2 produces MFSLSTSFQPQQMIVPLSQLINALHSLKNSATASVQTLHKDFTPEHNSFLREPTVSLRDLGLSEIRVSQLDELVSRLLPIPVPEEPPAVPSQWRTSHISGDSFFHNKHGFSQRRLGLYGSTIFHRQYHSPLKEVCSQLQFLPVWVQSRGFKTLRSRTRRTESGYDGPVESEAYTPAFMKGLLLRDKGPEVQSLDQVTKQRNLPENQQEAFKTGFTEGFMRSQAFTQRTQDSLRRTRLILLVLLLVGIYGLSRTPFLSVRFRTTSGLDSAVDPVQMKNVTFEHVKGVEEAKNELQDVVEFLKNPQKFTVLGGKLPKGILLVGPPGTGKTLLARAVAGEADVPFYYASGSEFDEMFVGVGAGRIRNLFKEAKASAPCVIFIDELDSVGGKRIESPMHPYSRQTINQLLAEMDGFKPNEGVIVIGATNFAEALDSALVRPGRFDMQVTVPRPDVKGRTEILNWYLSKIKVGPAVDAEIIARGTVGFSGAELENLVNQAALKAAVDGKEMVTMKELEFAKDKILMGPERRSVEIDKKNKTITAYHESGHAIVAYYTKDAMPINKATIMPRGPTLGHVSMLPENDRWSETRAQLLAQMDVSMGGRVAEELIFGDDYITTGASSDFDGATKIAKMMVTRFGMSDKLGVMTYGDVSKQSPETQAAIEQEVRALLKDSYERAKNILKTYSKEHKKLADALLTYETLDAKEIQMVLEGKSLDH; encoded by the exons atgttttcactgtcgACGTcgtttcagccacagcag ATGATAGTGCCCCTCAGCCAGCTCATCAATGCCCTCCACTCTCTGAAGAACTCAGCCACAGCTTCAGTCCAGACCCTGCACAAAGACTTCACTCCAGAGCACAATTCATTTCTCAGAGAG CCCACTGTGAGTCTGAGGGATCTTGGCCTGTCAGAGATCAGGGTGAGTCAGCTGGATGAGTTGGTCAGCAGGTTACTGCCTATACCGGTACCCGAAGAACCTCCTGCTGTTCCTTCCCAATGGAGGACGAGTCACATTTCTGGAGACAGCTTCTTTCACAACAAGCATG GGTTTTCTCAAAGAAGGCTGGGGCTTTATGGCTCCACAATATTCCACAGACAATACCACAGTCCTTTAAAAGAAGTGTGTTCACAACTACAGTTTTTGCCTG TATGGGTCCAGAGTCGCGGTTTCAAGACTCTTAGATCAAGGACCAGACGAACGGAGTCTGGTTATGATGGTCCAGTGGAGTCTGAGGCCTACACACCCGCCTTTATGAAG GGGTTGCTTCTGAGGGACAAGGGACCAGAGGTGCAGTCACTGGACCAAGTAACGAAACAAAGAAACCTTCCAGAAAACCAGCAGGAGGCTTTCAAGACGGGTTTCACTGAGGGGTTCATGAGGTCCCAGGCCTTTACTCAGAGAACACAAG ACTCGCTGAGGAGAACCAGGTTGATCCTTTTGGTCCTCCTACTTGTCGGTATTTATGGCCTGTCCAGAACCCCGTTTCTCTCCG TGAGGTTCCGCACCACGTCTGGTCTTGATTCAGCAGTGGACCCCGTCCAGATGAAGAATGTGACATTTGAACATGTTAAAGGAGTGGAGGAGGCAAAGAATGAATTGCAAGATGTTGTGGAGTTTCTCAAGAACCCACAGAAGTTTACTGTTCTGGGTGGAAAGCTGCCTAAAG GGATCCTCCTTGTTGGTCCACCAGGAACAGGAAAGACACTGTTAGCACGAGCCGTGGCTGGGGAGGCTGATGTGCCTTTCTACTACGCCTCCGGATCAGAGTTTGATGAGATGTTTGTTGGCGTTGGTGCAGGCCGCATCAGGAACCTTTTCA AGGAGGCTAAAGCTAGTGCTCCGTGTGTCATCTTCATTGATGAGTTGGACAGTGTTGGTGGGAAGAGGATTGAGTCTCCTATGCATCCTTACTCCAGACAGACCATTAACCAGCTGCTAGCTGAAATGGATGG GTTTAAGCCAAATGAAGGAGTTATTGTTATAGGTGCTACAAACTTTGCTGAGGCTCTGGATAg CGCTTTGGTAAGGCCAGGGAGGTTTGACATGCAGGTGACAGTACCTCGGCCAGATGTGAAAGGACGCACTGAAATTCTCAACTGGTACCTCTCCAAGATCAAAGTGGGCCCTG CCGTGGATGCGGAGATTATTGCCCGGGGCACAGTGGGATTCTCTGGTGCGGAGCTCGAGAACCTGGTCAACCAGGCAGCCCTGAAGGCAGCCGTGGATGGGAAAGAGATGGTCACAATGAAGGAGCTGGAGTTTGCTAAGGACAAGATTCTCATGG GCCCTGAGAGGAGGAGTGTCGAAATTGACAAAAAGAACAAGACCATCACCGCCTACCATGAGTCCGGCCATGCCATCGTTGCCTATTACACCAAAGATGCAATGCCCATCAATAAGGCCACTATCATGCCTAGAGGACCAACTCTGGGCCat gtTTCCATGCTCCCTGAGAATGACCGCTGGAGTGAAACAAGAGCCCAGCTGCTGGCTCAGATGGATGTCAGTATGGGCGGTCGAGTAGCGGAGGAGCTCATCTTTGGAGATGACTACATCACCACTG GAGCCTCCAGTGACTTTGATGGTGCAACCAAAATAGCAAAAATGATGGTGACCAGGTTCGGCATGAGTGACAAG CTTGGTGTCATGACCTATGGTGACGTAAGCAAACAGAGCCCCGAAACACAAGCTGCCATCGAACAGGAAGTCAGGGCTTTACTGAAG GACTCATACGAACGTGCGAAAAACATTCTCAAGACTTACAGCAAGGAGCACAAGAAGCTAGCTGATGCCCTGCTGACATACGAAACTCTGGATGCCAAAGAGATCCAGATGGTGCTGGAGGGCAAGTCATTGGACCATTAG
- the LOC121200271 gene encoding ATP-dependent zinc metalloprotease YME1L1-like isoform X1 has product MFSLSTSFQPQQMIVPLSQLINALHSLKNSATASVQTLHKDFTPEHNSFLREPTVSLRDLGLSEIRVSQLDELVSRLLPIPVPEEPPAVPSQWRTSHISGDSFFHNKHGFSQRRLGLYGSTIFHRQYHSPLKEVCSQLQFLPVWVQSRGFKTLRSRTRRTESGYDGPVESEAYTPAFMKGLLLRDKGPEVQSLDQVTKQRNLPENQQEAFKTGFTEGFMRSQAFTQRTQDSLRRTRLILLVLLLVGIYGLSRTPFLSGKGSFSDAVRFRTTSGLDSAVDPVQMKNVTFEHVKGVEEAKNELQDVVEFLKNPQKFTVLGGKLPKGILLVGPPGTGKTLLARAVAGEADVPFYYASGSEFDEMFVGVGAGRIRNLFKEAKASAPCVIFIDELDSVGGKRIESPMHPYSRQTINQLLAEMDGFKPNEGVIVIGATNFAEALDSALVRPGRFDMQVTVPRPDVKGRTEILNWYLSKIKVGPAVDAEIIARGTVGFSGAELENLVNQAALKAAVDGKEMVTMKELEFAKDKILMGPERRSVEIDKKNKTITAYHESGHAIVAYYTKDAMPINKATIMPRGPTLGHVSMLPENDRWSETRAQLLAQMDVSMGGRVAEELIFGDDYITTGASSDFDGATKIAKMMVTRFGMSDKLGVMTYGDVSKQSPETQAAIEQEVRALLKDSYERAKNILKTYSKEHKKLADALLTYETLDAKEIQMVLEGKSLDH; this is encoded by the exons atgttttcactgtcgACGTcgtttcagccacagcag ATGATAGTGCCCCTCAGCCAGCTCATCAATGCCCTCCACTCTCTGAAGAACTCAGCCACAGCTTCAGTCCAGACCCTGCACAAAGACTTCACTCCAGAGCACAATTCATTTCTCAGAGAG CCCACTGTGAGTCTGAGGGATCTTGGCCTGTCAGAGATCAGGGTGAGTCAGCTGGATGAGTTGGTCAGCAGGTTACTGCCTATACCGGTACCCGAAGAACCTCCTGCTGTTCCTTCCCAATGGAGGACGAGTCACATTTCTGGAGACAGCTTCTTTCACAACAAGCATG GGTTTTCTCAAAGAAGGCTGGGGCTTTATGGCTCCACAATATTCCACAGACAATACCACAGTCCTTTAAAAGAAGTGTGTTCACAACTACAGTTTTTGCCTG TATGGGTCCAGAGTCGCGGTTTCAAGACTCTTAGATCAAGGACCAGACGAACGGAGTCTGGTTATGATGGTCCAGTGGAGTCTGAGGCCTACACACCCGCCTTTATGAAG GGGTTGCTTCTGAGGGACAAGGGACCAGAGGTGCAGTCACTGGACCAAGTAACGAAACAAAGAAACCTTCCAGAAAACCAGCAGGAGGCTTTCAAGACGGGTTTCACTGAGGGGTTCATGAGGTCCCAGGCCTTTACTCAGAGAACACAAG ACTCGCTGAGGAGAACCAGGTTGATCCTTTTGGTCCTCCTACTTGTCGGTATTTATGGCCTGTCCAGAACCCCGTTTCTCTCCGGTAAAGGCTCCTTTTCTGATGctg TGAGGTTCCGCACCACGTCTGGTCTTGATTCAGCAGTGGACCCCGTCCAGATGAAGAATGTGACATTTGAACATGTTAAAGGAGTGGAGGAGGCAAAGAATGAATTGCAAGATGTTGTGGAGTTTCTCAAGAACCCACAGAAGTTTACTGTTCTGGGTGGAAAGCTGCCTAAAG GGATCCTCCTTGTTGGTCCACCAGGAACAGGAAAGACACTGTTAGCACGAGCCGTGGCTGGGGAGGCTGATGTGCCTTTCTACTACGCCTCCGGATCAGAGTTTGATGAGATGTTTGTTGGCGTTGGTGCAGGCCGCATCAGGAACCTTTTCA AGGAGGCTAAAGCTAGTGCTCCGTGTGTCATCTTCATTGATGAGTTGGACAGTGTTGGTGGGAAGAGGATTGAGTCTCCTATGCATCCTTACTCCAGACAGACCATTAACCAGCTGCTAGCTGAAATGGATGG GTTTAAGCCAAATGAAGGAGTTATTGTTATAGGTGCTACAAACTTTGCTGAGGCTCTGGATAg CGCTTTGGTAAGGCCAGGGAGGTTTGACATGCAGGTGACAGTACCTCGGCCAGATGTGAAAGGACGCACTGAAATTCTCAACTGGTACCTCTCCAAGATCAAAGTGGGCCCTG CCGTGGATGCGGAGATTATTGCCCGGGGCACAGTGGGATTCTCTGGTGCGGAGCTCGAGAACCTGGTCAACCAGGCAGCCCTGAAGGCAGCCGTGGATGGGAAAGAGATGGTCACAATGAAGGAGCTGGAGTTTGCTAAGGACAAGATTCTCATGG GCCCTGAGAGGAGGAGTGTCGAAATTGACAAAAAGAACAAGACCATCACCGCCTACCATGAGTCCGGCCATGCCATCGTTGCCTATTACACCAAAGATGCAATGCCCATCAATAAGGCCACTATCATGCCTAGAGGACCAACTCTGGGCCat gtTTCCATGCTCCCTGAGAATGACCGCTGGAGTGAAACAAGAGCCCAGCTGCTGGCTCAGATGGATGTCAGTATGGGCGGTCGAGTAGCGGAGGAGCTCATCTTTGGAGATGACTACATCACCACTG GAGCCTCCAGTGACTTTGATGGTGCAACCAAAATAGCAAAAATGATGGTGACCAGGTTCGGCATGAGTGACAAG CTTGGTGTCATGACCTATGGTGACGTAAGCAAACAGAGCCCCGAAACACAAGCTGCCATCGAACAGGAAGTCAGGGCTTTACTGAAG GACTCATACGAACGTGCGAAAAACATTCTCAAGACTTACAGCAAGGAGCACAAGAAGCTAGCTGATGCCCTGCTGACATACGAAACTCTGGATGCCAAAGAGATCCAGATGGTGCTGGAGGGCAAGTCATTGGACCATTAG